From Candidatus Manganitrophus morganii, the proteins below share one genomic window:
- a CDS encoding Na/Pi cotransporter family protein, with product MTEDFGSALFVLFLLAGGVAILLHGLQLAGSGLQDLAGKGLRSLISSVTRNKILATGFGAFLSAVMQSSSATTILLVGLTRAGLISLSQAIPIILGADIGTTLTVQLIAFEIHRLSPLIIAAGFLIQAMAKRKKAKSAGISILGFGFIFLALDMLTQGMRPIQSQPWVQEMLRSVEDAPLIGIVVAAAITALLHSSAATLGIALAMGGEGLLTLKGALPIILGANIGTSAPAWFASFGASVEARRVAMAHVLSKLIGALLIYPFLSPFASWITETASTLPRQIANAHTFFNLGLAALFLPLTDPLARGISWLVSPPPPHEDPAKPKYLDPQLLGTPSFALEQAAREALRMAGFVQGMFKQVPRIFTENDESLLEEIERQEEVVDHLNREIKLYLTRLSQNALTDEESDREIAILDLTKDLENIGDIIDKNLIELARKRIYSGRRFSGVGLRELIDFHKLISDDLDMAINAFERQDLEMAEQVIKEKTRIRQRERELSASHIRRLHEGISETIDSSSIHLDILTNLKRITSHITSIAHSVIGTGPAAHES from the coding sequence ATGACGGAGGATTTCGGATCGGCGCTCTTTGTCCTCTTTCTCCTCGCGGGAGGGGTTGCCATTCTCCTGCACGGGCTTCAGTTGGCGGGAAGCGGTCTCCAGGATCTCGCCGGAAAAGGGCTGCGGTCGCTTATCAGCTCGGTCACACGAAATAAAATCTTGGCGACCGGATTCGGCGCTTTTCTCTCCGCCGTCATGCAGAGCAGCAGCGCCACCACCATCCTGCTGGTGGGATTGACCCGGGCCGGTTTGATCTCCCTCTCCCAGGCAATCCCGATCATCCTCGGGGCCGATATCGGAACGACCCTCACCGTCCAGTTGATTGCATTTGAGATCCACCGGCTCTCGCCGCTGATTATCGCCGCCGGTTTCCTGATCCAAGCGATGGCAAAAAGGAAAAAAGCCAAATCAGCCGGCATCTCCATTTTAGGATTCGGATTTATCTTTCTGGCGCTCGACATGCTGACCCAGGGAATGCGGCCGATCCAGTCCCAGCCCTGGGTTCAGGAGATGTTGCGATCGGTGGAGGACGCTCCCCTGATTGGAATCGTCGTGGCGGCGGCCATTACCGCCCTTCTGCACAGCAGCGCCGCGACCCTCGGAATCGCCCTGGCGATGGGAGGAGAGGGACTCCTCACATTGAAGGGCGCCTTGCCGATTATCTTGGGGGCGAACATCGGGACCTCCGCCCCCGCCTGGTTCGCCAGCTTCGGCGCTTCGGTCGAGGCGAGACGGGTCGCGATGGCCCATGTTCTCTCCAAGCTGATCGGCGCCTTGTTGATCTACCCGTTTCTCTCTCCGTTCGCATCGTGGATCACCGAAACGGCATCGACTCTTCCCCGCCAGATCGCAAACGCCCACACCTTTTTTAATCTCGGCCTCGCCGCCCTCTTCCTTCCCCTGACCGATCCCCTCGCACGCGGGATCTCATGGCTGGTGAGTCCTCCGCCCCCTCATGAAGATCCGGCCAAGCCGAAATACCTCGATCCCCAGCTTTTGGGGACCCCTTCGTTTGCCTTGGAGCAGGCGGCGCGCGAAGCGTTGAGGATGGCGGGGTTCGTTCAGGGGATGTTCAAACAGGTTCCCCGCATCTTCACCGAAAACGATGAATCGCTCCTCGAAGAGATCGAACGGCAGGAAGAGGTGGTCGATCATCTCAACCGGGAAATCAAACTCTACCTAACCCGGCTTTCGCAAAATGCGTTGACCGACGAGGAGTCCGACCGGGAGATCGCGATCTTGGATCTGACGAAGGACCTCGAAAATATCGGTGACATCATCGACAAAAACTTGATTGAGCTGGCGCGAAAACGGATCTACAGCGGCCGCCGCTTCTCCGGGGTCGGCCTGAGGGAGCTGATCGACTTTCACAAGCTGATCTCGGATGATCTCGATATGGCGATCAATGCTTTCGAGCGGCAAGACCTGGAGATGGCCGAACAGGTCATCAAAGAGAAAACCCGCATCCGCCAGCGGGAGCGGGAGCTCTCGGCTTCTCATATCCGCCGCCTCCATGAGGGGATCTCCGAGACGATCGATTCGAGCTCCATCCACTTGGATATTCTGACCAACTTAAAACGAATTACATCGCACATCACCTCAATCGCCCATAGTGTCATCGGAACAGGACCGGCCGCCCATGAATCGTGA
- the larB gene encoding nickel pincer cofactor biosynthesis protein LarB — protein MNRDLLERLLREVQEGKRPIEEALERLRHLPYESLGFARLDHHRTLRQEMPEVVFCPGKTEAQVLTILQKLDASEVPVLATRVEPALARKILKKLRKAEHNPVARTIVLKKKRVARRPGEIALLTGGTADLPVAEEAKVTAELLGYRVLPFYDVGVAGVHRLLDQREKIEKSDLMIVIAGMDGALSSVVGGLFGQPVIAVPTSIGYGTSFGGIAPLLTMLNSCAAGLAVVNIDNGFGAAILAHRILKDRKS, from the coding sequence ATGAATCGTGATTTACTGGAAAGGTTATTGAGAGAGGTCCAGGAGGGAAAACGCCCGATTGAAGAGGCGCTTGAAAGATTACGCCATCTCCCCTACGAGTCGTTGGGATTCGCGCGGCTCGATCACCATCGAACTCTCCGGCAAGAGATGCCGGAGGTGGTCTTCTGCCCCGGCAAAACCGAGGCACAGGTTCTGACGATCCTGCAGAAGCTCGACGCTTCTGAAGTTCCGGTCCTCGCCACCCGGGTAGAGCCGGCGCTGGCTCGGAAGATCCTCAAGAAGCTCCGGAAGGCCGAGCACAATCCCGTCGCCCGGACGATCGTTCTAAAAAAGAAGCGTGTCGCGCGGCGGCCGGGGGAGATCGCTCTTCTCACCGGCGGGACCGCCGACCTTCCGGTCGCCGAAGAAGCGAAGGTCACCGCGGAACTGCTCGGTTATCGGGTCCTCCCCTTTTACGACGTCGGCGTCGCCGGGGTCCACCGTCTCCTGGACCAGCGGGAGAAAATCGAGAAGAGCGATCTGATGATCGTGATCGCCGGAATGGACGGCGCCCTCTCGAGCGTCGTCGGCGGGCTCTTCGGTCAACCGGTCATCGCCGTTCCGACCAGCATCGGCTACGGAACAAGCTTCGGCGGGATCGCTCCCCTCCTCACCATGCTCAACTCCTGCGCCGCCGGCCTCGCCGTTGTCAACATCGACAACGGATTCGGCGCCGCGATCTTGGCCCACCGGATTTTAAAAGACCGCAAATCGTAA
- a CDS encoding DUF3047 domain-containing protein, protein MKRSVLFIIVNLFVFLHSINGFAEERPASVVLEDFSGPDEKGLPKGWIAQNENPDPAQVYRIQKEGDRFYISASGRPNRIFKKIQWNPNEYPFLSWKWRMKNVPVDPQKERRASIYVSLDRDFFGIPVITKYLWSSLAPAGEETSGGFFGASTIVVRSGADQAGEWITEKINVLEDFKRLHDGKLPPEDAYGIGIMTSIEADFADFIAHK, encoded by the coding sequence ATGAAACGGAGCGTTCTCTTCATTATCGTTAATCTGTTTGTCTTCCTTCATTCAATAAACGGCTTCGCGGAAGAAAGACCCGCCTCCGTCGTTCTAGAGGACTTCTCCGGCCCGGATGAGAAGGGACTGCCAAAAGGATGGATCGCGCAAAACGAGAACCCCGATCCCGCCCAGGTTTATCGGATTCAGAAAGAGGGGGACCGCTTTTACATCTCGGCCAGCGGCCGCCCCAACCGGATCTTCAAGAAGATCCAGTGGAACCCGAATGAATATCCCTTTCTGAGCTGGAAGTGGCGGATGAAGAACGTCCCGGTCGATCCGCAGAAGGAGCGACGCGCCTCCATTTATGTCTCTCTCGATCGCGATTTCTTCGGCATCCCCGTGATTACGAAGTATCTCTGGAGCAGCCTGGCGCCGGCCGGAGAGGAAACCTCAGGCGGGTTCTTCGGCGCTTCCACCATTGTCGTCCGGAGCGGCGCGGACCAGGCCGGGGAGTGGATCACCGAGAAGATCAATGTTCTGGAGGATTTCAAGCGGCTCCACGATGGAAAACTTCCTCCGGAAGACGCCTATGGAATCGGCATCATGACAAGCATCGAGGCCGACTTTGCCGATTTCATTGCCCACAAATAA
- the larC gene encoding nickel pincer cofactor biosynthesis protein LarC produces MLNKKEKEQMRIAYFDCFSGISGDMILGAMIDAGLDLDAFQKELSKLKLPGCAIEVHRVRRGGISAAKVDVLNRKNLPPLTTFPEIERQIRKSALSRPIQDRSLGIFNRMVKAEAAVHGRKRHQTHLHEVGEVDTLVDVTGAVIGLSLLKIDRIIASPIHVGTGEVETRAGLFPIPAPATAALLRGTPIYATGLRGELTTPTGAAIITTLASAFTSLPQMTVEKIGYGAGSAERTTPNLLRLFIGLQASPLSEDEIVQIETNIDDMNPQMYEHVMETLFQAGALDVFLTPIIMKRSRPAILLTLLSPVSAQHNLLQTLFTETTTLGARILRVGRKKLEREIRTEKTPHGSIRVKTASQNGRVVRKRPEFEDVRRLARKSGRPLQILWEEITRDV; encoded by the coding sequence TTGCTGAATAAAAAAGAGAAGGAACAGATGCGAATCGCCTATTTTGATTGTTTCTCCGGGATCAGCGGAGATATGATCCTCGGCGCCATGATCGACGCCGGATTGGATCTGGACGCATTTCAGAAAGAACTCTCCAAGCTAAAACTTCCCGGCTGTGCGATCGAGGTTCATCGCGTCCGCCGAGGGGGAATCTCGGCCGCAAAAGTCGATGTCCTCAACCGGAAAAATCTCCCCCCGTTGACGACCTTTCCTGAAATCGAGCGCCAGATTCGCAAAAGCGCCCTTTCCCGGCCGATACAAGATCGGTCGTTGGGGATCTTCAATCGCATGGTCAAAGCCGAAGCGGCGGTGCATGGGCGAAAACGCCATCAGACCCATCTGCATGAGGTCGGCGAGGTTGATACTCTGGTCGATGTGACCGGCGCCGTGATCGGACTCTCTCTCCTGAAGATCGATCGGATCATCGCCTCTCCGATCCACGTCGGGACCGGGGAAGTCGAAACCCGGGCCGGCCTTTTTCCGATCCCCGCCCCGGCCACCGCGGCCCTCCTTCGCGGGACGCCGATCTATGCCACCGGCCTCCGGGGGGAATTGACCACACCGACCGGCGCGGCGATCATCACCACCCTCGCCTCGGCGTTTACTTCTCTTCCCCAAATGACTGTCGAGAAAATCGGCTATGGCGCGGGAAGCGCCGAGCGGACGACGCCGAATCTCCTCCGGCTTTTTATCGGCCTTCAAGCGTCTCCCCTCTCCGAAGATGAAATCGTTCAGATCGAAACCAACATCGACGATATGAATCCGCAGATGTACGAACATGTCATGGAAACCCTCTTCCAGGCCGGCGCGCTCGATGTTTTTTTAACCCCGATCATTATGAAGCGGAGCCGGCCCGCGATCCTGCTGACCCTCCTCAGTCCCGTCTCCGCACAACACAATCTCCTCCAGACCCTCTTTACGGAGACAACTACGTTGGGAGCCCGGATCCTCCGGGTCGGACGGAAGAAGCTGGAGCGGGAGATCCGAACGGAGAAGACCCCTCATGGATCGATCCGCGTGAAAACCGCCTCTCAAAACGGACGGGTCGTTCGGAAACGGCCCGAATTCGAAGATGTCCGCCGGCTCGCCCGAAAAAGCGGCCGGCCCTTACAAATATTATGGGAAGAGATCACGCGGGATGTGTAG
- a CDS encoding AAA-associated domain-containing protein yields the protein MEVEPLPHGVTSSKVIGLLEYLDDHHGKEDIYKLAEAIHYELGELLSVIKMAEMLGLVETPGGDVVITDLGRKILKSKVAQRKLIIREQLKKLKIFQHLIETLQKSEEGRLGREVVLEELARLYPHENAEVLFKTIVNWGRYAELLGYNPDTQTLYLDEESFPAPP from the coding sequence ATGGAAGTGGAACCTTTGCCCCACGGTGTTACGTCGAGCAAAGTGATTGGACTGCTGGAATACCTGGATGACCATCACGGGAAGGAAGATATCTATAAACTGGCAGAGGCGATTCATTACGAATTGGGAGAGCTCCTCTCGGTGATCAAGATGGCCGAGATGCTCGGCTTGGTGGAGACCCCGGGGGGAGATGTCGTCATCACCGATTTGGGGAGGAAGATTCTCAAGAGCAAGGTCGCGCAGCGGAAACTGATCATTCGAGAGCAATTGAAGAAGCTGAAGATTTTCCAGCACCTCATCGAGACCTTGCAGAAATCGGAGGAGGGACGTCTCGGCCGGGAGGTTGTTTTAGAAGAGCTTGCCCGTCTTTATCCTCATGAAAATGCCGAGGTGCTCTTTAAGACGATCGTGAATTGGGGGCGGTATGCGGAATTATTGGGGTACAATCCCGACACACAGACCCTCTACCTTGATGAGGAGTCCTTTCCGGCCCCGCCATAG
- a CDS encoding ABC transporter ATP-binding protein — MKLLEVEKISKSFHQNGLPMPVLREISFSVREGEFVALVGPSGSGKSTLLRIINGLIPPTEGRILYQGRELRSVNLDSAIVFQSFALFPWLTVLGNVELGLEARGLPVERRRKKAIHFIEKVGLDGFEEAYPRELSGGMKQRVGIARALAVEPKLLCMDEPFSALDPLTSLALREEVLMLWEDKSMPVNTIIMVTHIIEEAVFMADRVLVMSPHPGTLVADIPIDAPRPRDRKDPVLSEFSDRIFSLMA; from the coding sequence ATGAAATTGCTCGAAGTAGAAAAGATCTCCAAATCATTTCATCAGAACGGGCTGCCGATGCCGGTTCTGAGAGAAATCTCTTTCAGCGTCAGGGAGGGGGAATTTGTCGCTTTGGTCGGTCCCTCCGGCTCGGGAAAGAGCACCCTCTTGAGAATCATCAACGGCCTGATTCCGCCGACGGAGGGGAGGATCCTCTATCAAGGAAGAGAACTCCGCTCCGTCAATCTCGATTCGGCCATCGTTTTCCAATCGTTTGCGCTTTTTCCCTGGTTGACCGTGTTGGGAAATGTCGAATTGGGCCTCGAAGCGCGCGGGCTTCCGGTTGAGCGGAGGAGAAAAAAGGCGATTCACTTCATCGAGAAGGTCGGTCTCGACGGCTTCGAAGAGGCCTATCCCAGGGAGCTTTCCGGGGGGATGAAACAGCGGGTCGGCATCGCCCGCGCCCTGGCTGTGGAGCCGAAGCTCCTCTGCATGGATGAGCCGTTCTCCGCTCTCGATCCCCTCACCTCGCTGGCGTTGCGGGAGGAGGTCTTGATGTTGTGGGAGGACAAGTCGATGCCGGTCAATACGATTATCATGGTAACCCATATTATTGAAGAGGCGGTCTTCATGGCCGATCGTGTCTTGGTCATGTCGCCCCATCCGGGGACTTTGGTGGCCGATATCCCCATCGATGCGCCCCGTCCTCGCGACCGGAAAGATCCGGTCCTGAGTGAGTTCAGTGACCGGATCTTTTCATTGATGGCATAA
- a CDS encoding ABC transporter permease subunit, whose product MSKEGKRRVVFGVTLLLIVGLTYAIGRRLEFPAVKIELDTGLSRLPFYAVYSLLRMFSAYLLAFLFSVFYGYIAATVSKAEGPMIAILDVLQSIPILGFFPVAVFFFVNLFQGSRLGVELASVLLIFTSMAWNMAFGTYESFKTVPNDLIEAADGLGLQGWPKFKKALFPICIPRLIYNSMISWAGGWYFLIACEIIAIGSIRYHLPGLGSFLIESVEEGELGRTFYGLFMLIVIIVLLDLFIWRPLSVWGEKFRYENISSETAPPESFALQWYRRLRVTKRWRRIRRVMAKPIFLIDPRRYLPPTGKRMVQETRKRIWPRLRKGIGYLLLGGLFLLIGWSFVLLVNGLGQPFPTEARQIPVALLASFLRLSVAYLIALSWTLPVAFWVGENPRALRIVTPIAEIGASIPATALFPFFIVLAVHVLGGMNGAAILLILTGMQWYLLFNLIGGVQNIPGDLKEAAKGLGVSRWLYWKRLYLPAIFPALITGSITAWGGGWNALIVSEYVVYQREIYSVTGIGAMLDRAIYESGNGQMILLTLVTMVLAITLLNRFFWRRLFIYAVERYKIDY is encoded by the coding sequence ATGTCGAAAGAGGGGAAAAGAAGAGTGGTTTTCGGGGTCACCCTGCTTCTGATAGTGGGACTCACGTATGCGATCGGCCGGCGGTTGGAGTTCCCAGCGGTAAAGATCGAGCTCGATACGGGCCTCTCTCGCCTTCCATTCTATGCGGTCTATTCGCTCCTCCGGATGTTTTCCGCCTATCTCCTTGCCTTTTTGTTCTCCGTCTTCTACGGGTACATCGCTGCAACCGTTTCGAAGGCGGAGGGACCGATGATCGCCATCCTTGATGTTCTCCAATCGATTCCCATCCTCGGGTTTTTCCCGGTGGCCGTCTTTTTCTTCGTCAATCTTTTTCAGGGAAGCCGGTTGGGGGTCGAACTTGCAAGTGTCCTCCTGATCTTCACGTCGATGGCATGGAACATGGCCTTCGGCACGTACGAATCGTTCAAAACCGTTCCGAACGATCTGATCGAGGCCGCCGACGGGCTCGGCCTTCAAGGTTGGCCCAAATTTAAAAAGGCCCTCTTTCCGATCTGCATCCCGCGGTTGATCTATAACAGCATGATCTCTTGGGCCGGCGGCTGGTATTTTCTGATCGCCTGCGAGATTATCGCTATCGGTTCGATCCGGTATCATCTCCCCGGTTTGGGGAGCTTTTTGATCGAATCGGTCGAGGAGGGAGAGCTAGGACGGACCTTCTATGGATTGTTCATGTTGATCGTGATCATCGTCCTTCTCGATCTTTTTATTTGGAGGCCGCTCTCGGTTTGGGGAGAAAAATTCCGGTATGAAAACATTTCCTCGGAGACGGCCCCTCCCGAGTCCTTTGCGCTTCAGTGGTACCGCAGGCTCCGGGTGACGAAGCGATGGCGAAGGATCAGACGGGTTATGGCAAAACCAATCTTCCTCATCGATCCCCGCCGGTATCTTCCGCCGACCGGGAAAAGGATGGTCCAAGAGACCCGCAAGCGGATCTGGCCCCGTCTCCGGAAAGGGATCGGTTATCTCCTCCTCGGAGGGCTCTTCCTTCTGATCGGGTGGAGCTTCGTTCTGCTTGTGAACGGATTGGGGCAACCGTTTCCTACCGAGGCGAGGCAAATCCCGGTGGCCCTTCTCGCCTCGTTTTTGCGATTATCGGTGGCCTATCTGATCGCGCTCTCCTGGACCCTTCCGGTCGCCTTCTGGGTGGGAGAGAATCCGCGCGCCCTCCGAATCGTCACCCCGATCGCCGAGATCGGCGCGTCGATTCCGGCCACGGCCCTCTTCCCCTTCTTCATTGTCTTGGCCGTTCATGTGCTGGGAGGGATGAACGGCGCCGCCATTCTATTGATCTTGACCGGGATGCAATGGTATCTTCTCTTTAATTTGATCGGGGGGGTTCAAAATATCCCGGGCGACCTCAAAGAAGCGGCAAAGGGGTTGGGAGTTTCAAGGTGGCTCTATTGGAAGCGGCTTTATCTCCCGGCCATTTTCCCCGCCCTCATTACCGGGAGCATCACCGCCTGGGGAGGCGGGTGGAACGCACTGATCGTTTCGGAATATGTCGTCTATCAGCGCGAAATTTATTCCGTGACCGGGATCGGGGCGATGCTCGACCGGGCGATCTATGAATCCGGAAACGGGCAGATGATCTTGTTAACCCTGGTGACAATGGTCCTCGCCATCACATTGCTCAATCGGTTTTTCTGGCGAAGACTCTTTATCTATGCCGTAGAGCGGTATAAGATCGACTATTAA
- a CDS encoding ATP-binding protein, with product MIKITRSFQARMIFSILLIAGLTWVLGLTVIYIVGKRAIEKSIGLEFQHTAEETSKNFTRLLEHHVEEAYAFTSSPDVLDILHQSNRAYDLPPPKQHPDRVAHMRAEWSDASTRSLLVAHLLQNPASHHLQTFHLKPGRTEEDLGTLVIDEKGIVVAATAEPMEIYYGDQPWWKDVLNVSEGKQYISDIELSSPFKNVPTMYTLSIATPIYDLKGERPIGVLLMVQSVKDFFELVTQVKLAKTDHTMLAGSDGNLLFCPIFLVKNHTLEPELVQKVTQPQPGWGSSHADVHHPGERSINGFAPVVVPSAIRGSFGGHRWYIFTSQDPKETYAPIQTLLSWVAGLGLLGMGLLAFFISYATGRLVQPIMQLRKGAKQIAQGELQAQLDIRTGDEIEELAADFNEMAAKIKVSYTQLEQKVAQRTHDLAAKNKELSALYMIASTLSKSLNLKELLDEALSTVLKIFGTEGGMIHLLEEAGRPPRLTSTWGFSADGLDPDQKQKDSEILYRQVIEKEVPISSIEESLEEVPFKETPYPNFITIPIRSKGKILGTLTLLDRTSQPFIRQDLGLLVAIGNQIGVAVENIRLYEETKKVDQLKSDFVSKVSHEFRTPLTSIKGFIEILLSYQDIAAEKQQEFLQIINQESDRLIRLINDVLDISKIEAGKIAWRVEPLDLVDLIDSTVRATHSLVDPKKIALLVEIEPDLPPVLGDRDHLIQVLNNLLSNAIKFTERGQIALFARRSGENEILAGVRDTGIGLPQSETTKIFNKFYQVARPEKGLPKGTGLGLAICREIISHLNGKIWCESAPGEGCTFYFTLPTAAHQPERETEPSPS from the coding sequence ATGATAAAAATCACCCGAAGTTTTCAGGCCCGGATGATTTTTTCCATCCTCTTGATCGCCGGGCTGACCTGGGTCCTGGGACTGACGGTGATCTATATCGTCGGCAAGCGCGCCATCGAAAAAAGCATCGGGCTCGAATTCCAGCATACCGCCGAAGAAACCAGCAAGAACTTTACCCGGCTTCTGGAACATCACGTCGAAGAAGCTTACGCCTTCACCTCCTCTCCCGACGTCCTCGATATTCTCCACCAATCGAACCGAGCGTACGATCTTCCCCCGCCGAAACAGCACCCCGACCGGGTCGCTCACATGCGGGCCGAATGGAGCGATGCGTCGACCCGCTCCCTTCTCGTCGCGCATTTGCTGCAAAACCCGGCCTCCCACCACCTTCAAACATTCCATCTCAAACCGGGACGGACCGAGGAAGATTTGGGAACGCTGGTCATCGACGAGAAGGGAATCGTCGTGGCGGCGACCGCGGAGCCGATGGAGATTTATTATGGAGACCAACCCTGGTGGAAGGACGTTCTCAATGTATCGGAAGGGAAACAGTATATCTCGGATATCGAATTATCCAGTCCCTTTAAAAACGTTCCGACCATGTATACCCTCTCCATCGCGACCCCGATTTATGATTTAAAGGGAGAGCGGCCGATCGGCGTTCTCCTGATGGTCCAATCGGTCAAGGATTTTTTTGAACTGGTCACCCAGGTCAAACTCGCCAAAACCGATCATACGATGCTGGCCGGCTCGGACGGCAACCTTCTCTTCTGCCCGATCTTCCTTGTAAAAAACCACACGCTCGAGCCGGAGTTGGTCCAAAAGGTCACGCAACCGCAACCCGGATGGGGAAGCAGCCATGCCGATGTTCACCACCCGGGAGAGCGATCGATCAACGGCTTCGCCCCGGTCGTCGTTCCGAGCGCCATCCGGGGGAGCTTCGGCGGCCACCGATGGTATATCTTCACGAGCCAAGACCCGAAGGAGACCTACGCCCCCATCCAGACCCTCCTTTCCTGGGTCGCCGGGCTGGGGCTCCTCGGAATGGGATTGCTCGCATTCTTCATCTCCTATGCCACAGGAAGGCTCGTTCAGCCGATCATGCAGCTCCGAAAGGGAGCCAAACAGATCGCCCAGGGCGAACTTCAGGCGCAGCTCGATATCCGAACCGGCGATGAGATCGAGGAGTTGGCCGCCGACTTTAATGAGATGGCGGCCAAAATCAAAGTCTCCTATACCCAGCTCGAACAGAAGGTGGCGCAACGAACCCATGATCTGGCGGCGAAGAACAAAGAGCTCTCCGCCCTCTACATGATCGCTTCAACCCTCAGCAAATCGCTCAATCTGAAAGAGCTGTTGGACGAGGCGCTTTCCACCGTTCTCAAAATTTTCGGCACGGAGGGGGGGATGATTCATCTGCTGGAAGAGGCCGGCCGACCGCCCCGGCTGACCTCCACCTGGGGCTTTTCAGCGGACGGGCTGGATCCGGACCAAAAACAAAAGGACAGCGAAATTCTCTACCGTCAGGTGATTGAAAAGGAGGTGCCGATCTCCTCCATCGAAGAGTCGCTCGAAGAGGTCCCGTTCAAGGAGACCCCCTATCCGAATTTCATCACCATCCCGATCCGCTCCAAGGGGAAAATCCTCGGGACCCTCACCCTCCTTGATCGCACCTCTCAGCCTTTCATCCGGCAAGATCTGGGACTTCTGGTGGCGATCGGAAATCAGATCGGCGTCGCAGTGGAGAACATCCGGCTTTATGAAGAGACGAAAAAGGTCGATCAACTGAAGTCCGATTTCGTCTCAAAGGTTTCCCATGAATTTCGCACGCCGTTGACCTCCATCAAAGGCTTCATCGAAATCCTCCTCTCCTACCAAGATATCGCCGCCGAGAAACAGCAGGAATTCTTGCAGATCATCAACCAAGAGTCCGATCGTCTCATCCGGTTGATCAATGATGTGCTCGATATCTCGAAGATCGAGGCGGGAAAAATCGCTTGGAGGGTCGAGCCGCTCGACCTGGTCGATCTGATCGATTCGACGGTTCGCGCCACCCATTCGCTGGTCGACCCGAAAAAGATCGCCCTTTTGGTCGAGATCGAACCCGATCTTCCACCCGTTTTGGGCGACCGGGACCACCTCATTCAGGTTCTGAACAACCTCCTCTCCAACGCGATCAAATTTACGGAACGGGGGCAGATCGCTCTCTTTGCGCGGCGCTCCGGAGAAAACGAGATCCTCGCCGGGGTCCGCGACACCGGGATCGGCCTGCCGCAGAGTGAGACAACGAAGATCTTCAACAAATTCTATCAGGTGGCCCGGCCCGAGAAAGGTTTGCCGAAAGGAACCGGCCTCGGGTTGGCGATCTGCCGCGAGATCATCAGCCATCTCAACGGGAAAATCTGGTGCGAGAGCGCGCCCGGAGAGGGATGCACCTTTTATTTCACCCTCCCGACGGCGGCGCACCAGCCGGAACGGGAAACGGAACCCTCTCCCTCCTAA
- a CDS encoding cation diffusion facilitator family transporter codes for MPRTMETNTGQVKKILIVILGLNLLTALAKSFWGYWTDSISMQADGFHSFLDAASNVIGLVGVWFASRPPDDTHPYGHRKFETFASFCISVFLFLGCFEILKSSYTRFQDGIIPEVTATSFVIMILTIGMNLSISRWERRKGDLLKSEVLIADSLHTKSDVFASLSVIVSLAAGWAGYPILDPLIAVVIAFIIGKVGMQILMESSKVLTDYSRIHPREIHGLVMQIDGVEECHAVRTRGSMNHIYVDLHIHVNPQMHLEKAHVLAHRVEAEIMKKFSDVIEVVVHLEPHLPELEND; via the coding sequence ATGCCTAGAACCATGGAAACGAACACCGGCCAGGTCAAGAAGATCTTGATCGTGATCCTCGGTCTGAATCTTCTGACCGCTCTTGCGAAGTCGTTCTGGGGATATTGGACCGATTCGATCAGCATGCAGGCAGACGGCTTTCACTCCTTCCTCGACGCGGCATCGAATGTGATCGGACTGGTCGGCGTCTGGTTCGCCTCTCGCCCCCCGGACGACACCCATCCCTACGGCCACCGCAAGTTCGAAACCTTCGCCTCGTTTTGCATTTCTGTTTTCCTTTTTCTCGGATGCTTCGAAATCCTAAAGAGCAGCTACACCCGATTTCAGGATGGAATCATACCCGAGGTGACGGCGACGAGTTTCGTTATCATGATCCTGACGATCGGGATGAACCTCTCGATCAGCCGATGGGAGAGACGGAAGGGGGATCTCCTCAAAAGCGAAGTCCTGATCGCCGACTCATTGCACACCAAGAGCGACGTCTTCGCCTCTCTCTCGGTGATCGTCAGTCTGGCGGCCGGCTGGGCCGGCTACCCGATCCTCGATCCGCTCATTGCGGTGGTCATCGCCTTCATCATCGGGAAGGTCGGGATGCAGATCTTGATGGAAAGCTCAAAGGTCTTGACCGACTACTCCCGAATCCATCCACGGGAGATTCACGGCTTGGTGATGCAAATCGACGGGGTCGAAGAGTGCCATGCCGTCCGAACCCGCGGGAGCATGAACCACATCTACGTCGATCTCCACATTCATGTCAATCCCCAGATGCATTTGGAAAAGGCCCACGTTCTCGCCCATCGTGTGGAAGCCGAGATCATGAAGAAATTCTCCGACGTCATCGAGGTGGTCGTCCACCTCGAACCGCACCTTCCGGAGCTTGAGAACGACTGA